In the genome of Henningerozyma blattae CBS 6284 chromosome 5, complete genome, one region contains:
- the TAO3 gene encoding Tao3p (similar to Saccharomyces cerevisiae TAO3 (YIL129C); ancestral locus Anc_2.232), with protein MNSNFTFPPQKLDDQAITASFEQPLEINDEIFVDQSTITNDSSNNNTPINNTDSLPNRPQTIQMNESPTNQHSNIQHYTPVSSSIPQIDIPSPNNTPPDMIRYQNNVNIYSTNNNTIPANSVPSPSYVTTEASPKLNAPHPFQFPLPISLSESIEFPQTEDPNFQNSNNNINNPITINSSIEVPQSLNIPQSPHFQQEINNPQYIETETIIEQSPNQYENMVHQEQDQHIEVPSRTIITPVNATPPPAATPTTVDYANSLRNQMATDMKAPSEYALHILFTKFVRNAENKLNLCLQYPLTTEPPIVDILGEGVDPFFDKIIESLGHIAKKKPKPVIDAMMFWRKTKSEIVSVAAEDVEKLLKEYDSEMEHLNSANATHSQQNSTLHTRTRRSYTHTKTSSVESKFTHRRRNSSKSSVTTKNISPSSQLKDLEIQLEVAKENAFQADRKSLISIYILCRVLIEIIKQAPTDADQDLSNKLEEIIFTQLKTTDPLSISSSIIKSSNWNAFAELLGYMSDVKFISVSDRFIAELEKVPQQLTQDEEASIHLLILGMRYIRLKHYPLDKFEETADFMKSLAKFFSNTTNEVIQVAYAEVISHLLLPLAGSLTAEVNHPTWVDAISLLLGISQKLQLRPETWVSGFKLNVAVLSVAPHELFSKYWFQLIEGNIDQIRTRSLDDRVIFAVGLSRLIWVYLYRCPDTLNNTTRTLLKLYELYITDSKKIGWITTDMELISPLSDVLVSIGYSYPNLLMENVLHPLIKNSFDSKTLNNIVYEKLLLAITTYRGLLMTTIRPDFPEEDSRYYDKGLDDLNIIQKEADVLNHEEICIQLHKLFILLDSNIGSEVWSPENEHRKQSSTQLGPFSFKFSGDNSTHSFNTTNNNNNPDNELNILLFSTLTETIPCCITIYKKLPFKSTIEIFSRNAVHSNYFISTSCQLALKSLASRKNPYTLITWFAKYSFDFDEKTQSSYDMTYLNSVEYKKLLVLYVELLDCWLQNFQNSNLREQKRDTGLDGIDLPLKETDMTEHKEQDSLEWKSTITVIEDVEGNGLFFLCSQDATVRRLAIEILRITRKFDFAMFEKTIRVTDTHARMPSYLTTDRGTRLIDVLNDSDYSSLLDANRAPLSTVEKKRLNKLNLKIKKGLLIRLAESDYGVDTALWQRIFPKLLAKIVNVSPMVMALCRSIVCIRLVQVHDIILRVANGIEHDPHELLPETIANQWKLYLIVACTSLTSTADQKLHIPDDIKSHGRKKSQQIFTVQHQKITSATSIFKVVLPLLNAKSTLIKDAVIVGLSSMNINIYKAYIENVDKFLCGWKANSSQNKMRVEMFHVLTILSRFLNDKLILDDIWILKKVSEFIRHTKQFLQDEVIQITYEFQSLRSYFAEFVLRYYSTIRDHPSVNELFPFQARTSCFNYFKEWCGYGPYAYIGEGRYSSMIKNAQNNRVQTTITAGIEFQRNKLEILALETILTLCSDSITETFNGDTDAPIIVSFDTTSLLSLIEALFNADNQVIKNLGVRTLQNLLEKNTENTKLFKDVFTRCGSVHTNASVSIFYYTTLCKAIFKTDTLILDEDELVSLGLYGLMSDDESMRICAVELLSVVETKLHNSSYSKVFRERAANSSKTVYKATAKEISSIFADLSSHDLCLRTFANLTNLLNLLSFQIKRDVLTLLVPWVNKLVLKTLDDSDSIMVLRNIFYITIELNEELPMEVEQLWISLGKGNSFQNAHIALEYIIVSSINHRNPIFVEYCRDVVLYLFNVPGNLGLIDTLLANLEPKLMIPPSNKTIIEYRDEGKYSFVANIWDRLNYKERGVIFSKAQLSLIFLVNILSTPHETTKSNLPTLLHTSICLLDHYVPQIQQSASKIICDLIFTFAPTHEKSEETVQLLGSKSALWSYDNLNKDKAGSRSPKTMDSLIRNLLLIFSETEMLRIDWQRVALKWATTCSVRHIACRSFQIFRSLLDFLEQSMLRDMLHRLSNTVSDENIDIQGFAMQILMTLNAITAELDPADLINFPQLLWSITACLGSIHEQEFIEVLSCFMKFISKIDLDSPDTVQCLVATFPSNWEGRFEGLQQIVMSGLRSSNSLDITWKFLDKLNLLKDSRIIAETESRLLFALIANLPRFLYAMNTKEYDNIQQAASALISLANSQNQPSLSRLIDSLAKNKFRSKKDFMSQIVSFISRIYFPKYSFQTLIFFLGLLLNKVGWVKEQSMVILKYIIPLIDLSKPEFVGVGADLISPLLRLLLTEYESQALEVLDCFSDVSGSKTDKDVLRLSMGNKDVKNGNTAAATLFGIPEESGWSIPMPKMMAATTRHNVHAVFTTCTIETGTEEDMEKDTNNMEDVVEFHADSDYGPINNENNDTASINEENEASLSHMWAELDNLDSFFTKNTSNQPIVPEPSDRDIFEGEPDPTHSLGTSATDNAYVGDFAPQFYDKKVSDLLNRSLTKTNSNVSFRANLADSFIYNPSISNKMGYMRHSTGNTATKFYGGGNRSKRSSRFQISPKNPTHLE; from the coding sequence aTGAATTCCAATTTCACATTCCCCCCACAGAAACTTGATGATCAGGCAATTACTGCTTCATTTGAACAACCACTAGAAATAAATGATGAGATATTTGTAGATCAATCCACTATTACAAATGATTCAAGTAATAACAATACTcctattaataatacagaCAGTTTACCAAATAGACCCCAAACCATCCAAATGAATGAGTCACCTACAAACCAACACTCCAATATACAACATTATACACCTGTATCTTCTTCCATACCGCAAATCGATATCCCTTCTCCAAATAATACACCTCCAGATATGATACGATACCAAAACAAtgttaatatatattcaactaataataatactatcCCTGCTAATTCTGTCCCTTCTCCAAGTTATGTTACTACTGAAGCGTCACCCAAATTGAATGCACCACACCCATTCCAATTTCCTCTTCCCATCTCTCTCTCtgaatcaattgaatttccTCAGACTGAAGACCcaaatttccaaaatagtaataataacattaataatccaataacaattaattcatcaatagAAGTTCCacaatctttaaatattcctCAATCGCCACATTTTCAACAAGAGATAAACAACCCCCAATACATTGAAACCGAAACTATTATAGAGCAATCTCCAAATCAATATGAAAATATGGTACATCAAGAACAAGATCAACACATAGAAGTTCCAAGTCGAACAATTATAACACCAGTAAATGCTACACCACCACCTGCGGCTACACCAACTACAGTAGATTATGCAAACAGTCTAAGAAATCAAATGGCTACTGATATGAAAGCTCCATCAGAATACGCTCTACATATTCTATTTACTAAATTTGTTAGAAATGCAGAAAACAAACTAAATCTTTGTCTACAATATCCATTAACAACAGAACCTCCAATTGTTGATATATTAGGAGAAGGTGTTGATCCATTCTTTgacaaaataattgaatcatTAGGCCACATCGCGAAGAAGAAACCAAAGCCAGTTATTGATGCTATGATGTTTTGGAGAAAGACTAAATCTGAAATAGTTAGTGTTGCTGCCGAAgatgttgaaaaattacttAAAGAGTACGATTCAGAAATGGAACACTTAAATTCGGCCAACGCAACTCATTCTCAGCAAAATTCGACTTTACATACCAGAACAAGAAGATCGTACACTCACACTAAAACATCATCGGTTGAATCGAAATTTACACATAGAAGGCGaaattcttctaaatcCTCAGTTAcaactaaaaatatttctccATCTTCTCAACtaaaagatttagaaattcAACTTGAAGTAGCGAAAGAAAATGCCTTTCAAGCAGATAGAAAATCGCTCATAAGTATCTATATCCTTTGTCGTGTCTTGatagaaattattaaacaagCCCCAACAGATGCTGATCAAGATTTaagtaataaattagaagaaataatattcacCCAATTGAAAACAACTGATCCACTATCTATATCATcaagtattattaaatcatcCAATTGGAATGCATTTGCAGAACTACTTGGTTATATGTCTGATgtcaaatttatttcagTAAGTGACAGGTTCATTGCGGAACTTGAAAAAGTACCTCAACAGTTAACGCAAGATGAAGAAGCAAGTATAcatctattaattttagGTATGCGTTATATTCGTCTAAAACACTATCCACTGGATAAGTTTGAGGAAACTGCTGATTTTATGAAAAGTTTagcaaaatttttttccaatacAACTAACGAAGTGATACAAGTAGCATATGCGGAAGTAATTAGTCACCTATTACTGCCCTTGGCTGGCTCATTAACTGCAGAAGTTAATCATCCAACTTGGGTAGATGCTATTTCACTGCTTCTAGGAATATCTCAAAAATTACAGCTGAGACCGGAAACATGGGTTAGTGGATTTAAATTGAATGTTGCGGTTCTAAGTGTGGCACCACATGAATTATTCTCTAAATATTGGTTTCAATTGATAGAAGGTAATATAGATCAAATTAGAACGAGATCTTTGGATGATCGGGTTATATTTGCGGTTGGATTATCAAGATTGATATGGGTTTACCTGTATCGTTGTCCTGAtacattaaataatacaacaagaacattattaaaactttACGAATTATACATTACCGATTCTAAAAAGATCGGCTGGATCACTACTGATATGGAATTAATCAGCCCCTTATCTGATGTCCTTGTTTCAATTGGGTATTCATACCCTAATCTTCTTATGGAAAATGTTCTTCAtcctttaattaaaaattcatttgattCTAAAACACTGAATAATATTGTATATGAGAAACTTCTTCTAGCAATCACAACCTACAGAGGATTATTAATGACCACTATTAGACCTGATTTTCCAGAAGAAGACAGTCGATACTATGATAAAGGTCTAGACGACTTAAATATTATCCAGAAAGAAGCTGATGTATTAAATCATGAGGAAATTTGTATCCAATTACATAAActctttattttattagattcaAACATTGGTTCTGAAGTATGGTCACCGGAAAATGAACATCGAAAACAATCGAGCACTCAACTAGGTccattttctttcaaattttctGGTGATAATAGCACTCATTCCTTTAATACCACaaataacaacaataatcCAGATAACGAgcttaatattttactattttcaaCTCTTACTGAGACAATTCCGTGCTGCATTactatttacaaaaaaCTACCTTTTAAATCTActatagaaatattttccaGGAATGCAGTTCATTcgaattattttatttcaactAGCTGCCAATTGGCACTTAAATCGTTAGCTTCTAGAAAGAACCCATATACATTGATTACGTGGTTCGCTAAGTattcttttgattttgatgaGAAAACTCAATCAAGCTATGACATGACTTATCTCAACTCTGTGGAGTACAAAAAACTTCTAGTGTTATATGTAGAACTATTAGACTGTTGGTTacaaaattttcaaaattcaaaCTTGAGAGAGCAAAAGAGAGACACAGGATTGGATGGAATAGATCTACCTCTAAAGGAAACAGATATGACTGAACATAAAGAACAAGATTCATTGGAATGGAAGAGTACCATCACTGTAATTGAAGATGTGGAGGGTAATGGACTATTTTTCCTATGTTCCCAAGATGCTACAGTACGTAGATTagcaattgaaattttacgTATTACAAGgaaatttgattttgctATGTTTGAAAAGACAATACGAGTAACAGATACACATGCCAGAATGCCGTCATATTTAACGACTGATCGTGGTACAAGACTTATTGATGTACTAAATGATAGTGATTATTCTTCCTTGCTGGATGCTAACAGAGCACCTTTAAGTACTGTGGAGAAAAAAAGGctaaacaaattaaatttaaaaatcaaGAAAGGATTATTAATTAGATTAGCAGAATCTGATTATGGGGTTGATACTGCTTTATGGCAACGTATATTCCCTAAACTTCTTGCAAAAATTGTGAATGTGAGTCCGATGGTAATGGCGTTATGCAGGTCGATTGTTTGTATTAGATTAGTTCAAGTCCATGATATAATTCTACGTGTAGCTAACGGTATTGAACATGATCCTCACGAACTTCTACCAGAAACTATTGCAAATCAATggaaattatatttgattgTCGCCTGTACATCACTAACCTCAACTGCTGATCAAAAATTACACATACCAGACGATATTAAAAGTCATGGGAGAAAAAAGAGTCAACAAATATTTACCGTACAGCATCAAAAAATTACCTCAGCGACTTCCATTTTCAAAGTTGTTCTACCTCTTTTAAACGCCAAGTCAACCCTTATTAAAGACGCTGTAATTGTAGGCTTAAGTTCAAtgaatatcaatatttataaagCATATATTGAGAACgttgataaatttttatgtGGATGGAAAGCGAACAGTtcacaaaataaaatgcgTGTTGAGATGTTTCATGTTTTAACAATTCTTTCCAGATtcttaaatgataaattaatattagatgATATCTGGATCTTAAAAAAGGTTTCTGAATTTATTAGACATACTAAACAATTTTTACAAGATGAAGTTATTCAGATTACATATGAATTTCAAAGCTTAAGGAGTTATTTTGCTGAGTTTGTTCTAAGATATTACTCGACTATTCGAGATCATCCTTCTGTAAATGAACTATTCCCATTCCAAGCAAGAACATCttgtttcaattattttaaagaatggTGTGGTTATGGTCCATATGCATATATCGGCGAGGGAAGATATTCCTCTATGATAAAAAATGCACAAAATAATAGAGTACAAACTACCATAACTGCAGGGATTGAATttcaaagaaataaattagaaatattggCATTAGAGACTATCTTAACCCTTTGCTCTGATTCAATCACCGAGACATTCAATGGTGATACAGATGCTCCCATCATTGTATCATTTGATACAACAAGCTTACTATCTTTAATCGAGGCCTTATTCAATGCAGATAATCAAGTTATCAAGAACTTAGGTGTTCGCACACTGCAAAATCTTTTGGAGAAAAATACAGAGAATACTAAGTTATTTAAAGATGTGTTTACAAGATGCGGATCTGTTCATACAAATGCTAGTGTTAGTATTTTTTACTATACAACATTATGCAAAGCTATTTTCAAAACAGATACCTTGATTCTGGATGAAGATGAACTAGTTTCCTTAGGTCTTTACGGTTTAATGTCTGATGATGAATCTATGAGAATTTGTGCTGTTGAACTGTTATCTGTTGTCGAAACCAAACTGCATAACTCATCATATTCGAAAGTCTTCAGAGAAAGAGCTGCGAATTCGTCCAAAACTGTTTACAAGGCAACAGCAAAGGAAATATCTAGTATATTCGCAGATTTATCTTCTCATGATTTATGTTTAAGAACCTTTGCAAATTTGacaaatcttttaaatttattaagcTTTCAAATTAAGAGAGATGTTTTAACATTATTGGTTCCTTGGGTAAACAAGTTAGTATTGAAAACATTGGATGATTCTGATAGTATTATGGTGTTAcgaaatatattttacataactattgaattaaatgaagaacTTCCTATGGAGGTTGAACAACTCTGGATTTCATTAGGTAAAGGTAATTCATTTCAAAATGCTCATATTGCCTTggaatatattattgtttctTCAATTAATCATAGAAACCCAATTTTTGTCGAATATTGTAGAGATGTAGTTCTATACCTTTTCAATGTCCCGGGGAATTTAGGTCTAATCGATACTTTACTTGCAAATTTGGAACCAAAGTTAATGATCCCACCTTCCAATAAGACAATAATTGAGTATAGAGATGAAGGTAAGTATTCCTTTGTAGCAAATATTTGGGATagattaaattataaagaaCGAGGTGTGATATTTTCCAAGGCTCAATTATcgttaatatttttggtgaatattttatctaCTCCTCATGAAACTACAAAATCTAATCTCCCAACATTACTACACACATCAATTTGTTTGTTAGATCATTATGTTCCTCAAATTCAACAAAGTGCTTCTAAAATCATCTgtgatttaatatttacGTTTGCTCCCACTCATGAAAAATCTGAAGAAACCGTTCAATTGTTAGGAAGCAAATCTGCATTATGGTCTTATGATAACTTAAATAAAGACAAGGCGGGATCTAGGTCACCTAAAACAATGGACAGTTTAATTAGAAACTTacttttgatattttccGAAACAGAAATGTTACGAATCGATTGGCAAAGGGTTGCCTTAAAATGGGCCACCACATGCTCTGTGCGTCATATTGCTTGCAGatcatttcaaatttttagatCTTTATTGGATTTCCTGGAACAATCTATGTTAAGAGATATGCTTCACCGTTTATCAAATACTGTGTctgatgaaaatattgatattcaAGGTTTTGCAATGCAAATTTTAATGACGTTAAATGCAATCACTGCCGAATTAGATCCTGCTGACTTAATTAATTTCCCTCAATTGTTATGGTCTATTACTGCCTGTTTAGGTAGTATTCACGAACAAGAATTTATTGAGGTGTTGTCATGTTttatgaaatttatttcaaagaTTGATCTTGATTCCCCAGATACTGTTCAATGTTTAGTTGCAACCTTTCCTTCTAATTGGGAAGGTCGTTTTGAAGGACTACAACAAATTGTTATGAGTGGTCTACGCTCATCCAATTCATTAGATATTACTTGGAAATTTTTggataaattaaatctattaaaGGATAGTAGAATTATTGCAGAAACTGAATctagattattatttgccTTAATTGCTAATTTACCAAGATTCTTATATGCTATGAACACAAAGGAATATGATAACATTCAACAAGCCGCTAGTGCGTTAATATCCTTGGCTAATTCTCAGAACCAACCATCATTATCAAGGCTAATTGACTCATTagctaaaaataaatttagatCCAAGAAAGATTTTATGAGCCAAATTGTTAGCTTtatttcaagaatttatttccctaaatattcattccaaacattaatatttttccttGGATTGTTATTGAATAAAGTTGGTTGGGTAAAAGAACAATCAATggttatattaaaatatattattccCTTGATTGATTTATCCAAACCCGAATTTGTTGGTGTTGGTGctgatttaatttctcCATTGTTAAGATTACTTTTAACTGAGTATGAATCTCAAGCACTAGAAGTTCTTGATTGCTTTTCTGATGTCTCTGGTAGTAAAACTGATAAAGATGTATTAAGATTGAGTATGGGTAATAAAGATGTCAAAAATGGTAATACTGCCGCTGCAACTTTATTTGGTATACCTGAAGAAAGTGGGTGGTCTATTCCTATGCCAAAAATGATGGCAGCTACTACTCGTCACAATGTTCATGCAGTATTTACTACGTGTACTATTGAGACTGGTACCGAAGAGGATATGGAAAAagatactaataatatgGAAGATGTTGTTGAATTCCATGCTGATAGTGACTACGGCCCAATTAACAATGAGAATAATGACACTGCATCTATCAATGAGGAAAATGAAGCTTCATTAAGTCATATGTGGGCAGAATTAGATAATCTTGATAGTTTTTTCACAAAGAACACATCAAACCAACCAATTGTCCCTGAACCTTCAGATAGAGATATATTTGAAGGTGAACCTGATCCTACCCATTCATTAGGAACCTCTGCTACAGATAATGC
- the RPL9B gene encoding 60S ribosomal protein uL6 (similar to Saccharomyces cerevisiae RPL9B (YNL067W); ancestral locus Anc_2.236), with product MKYIQTEQSISIPEGVTVAIKARVIKVTGPRGTLVKNLKHIDVTFTKVDKNLIKVTVHNGDRKHVAALRTVKSLVDNLITGVTKGYKYKMRYVYAHFPINVNVVEKEGQKFIEIRNFLGDKKVRLVPVRKGVTIEFSTTVKDEMVLSGNSVEDVSQNAADVQQICRVRNKDIRKFLDGIYVSAKGNIVEDL from the coding sequence ATGAAGTACATCCAAACCGAACAAAGTATCAGTATCCCAGAAGGCGTCACTGTTGCCATCAAAGCTAGAGTTATCAAAGTTACTGGTCCAAGAGGTACTTTAGTCAAGAACCTAAAACATATCGATGTTACTTTCACCAAAGTTGATAAGAATTTGATTAAGGTCACTGTCCACAACGGTGACAGAAAGCACGTTGCTGCTTTAAGAACTGTCAAGTCTTTAGTTGACAACTTGATCACCGGTGTCACTAAGGGTTACAAGTACAAGATGAGATATGTTTATGCGCATTTCCCAATCAACGTTAACGTCGTTGAAAAGGAAGGCCAAAAATTCATCGAAATCAGAAACTTCTTGGGTGACAAGAAGGTTAGATTGGTTCCAGTCAGAAAGGGTGTTACCATTGAATTCTCTACCACTGTTAAGGACGAAATGGTCTTATCTGGTAACTCTGTTGAAGATGTCTCTCAAAACGCTGCCGACGTCCAACAAATCTGTCGTGTCAGAAACAAGGATATCAGAAAGTTTTTGGATGGTATCTACGTTTCCGCCAAGGGTAACATTGTCGAAGATTTATAA
- the RRT14 gene encoding Rrt14p (similar to Saccharomyces cerevisiae YIL127C; ancestral locus Anc_2.234), with protein sequence MTTFSNSSQLQANNALNGILSKVLPGSSKLTTTSSKKYNKKFKGSKAQLINNTLKKRVELQKRDVIKIRKNERKLRKQQMKSKKLEKMNLEQMAKLEILKKHQMENSLTTAEQKYLNKLVRKNESNLKSWELDEEDKEELQELQDYIIGKVSKSSKLSRRKGKGNKRQVNDELIATIDADDGSDRAYPGLTPGLAPVDLSDEEDSSEEEEDFDDD encoded by the coding sequence ATGACtactttttcaaattcatcacAATTACAAGCCAATAATGCATTAAATGGTATACTGTCAAAAGTTTTACCAGGATCATCAAAACTTACTACAACATCttctaaaaaatataataaaaaatttaaaggtTCTAAAGctcaattaattaataatacctTAAAGAAGAGAGtagaattacaaaaaagaGATGTCATaaaaattagaaagaatgaaagaaaattaagaaaGCAACAGatgaaatcaaaaaaattagaaaagatGAATTTAGAGCAAATGgctaaattagaaatattaaagaaacaTCAAATGGAAAATTCTTTGACAACTGCagaacaaaaatatttgaataaattagtaaggaaaaatgaatcaaatttgaaaagttGGGAACTGGATGAAGAAGACAAGGAGGAATTACAGGAATTACAAGATTATATTATTGGCAAAGTTTCTAAATCAAGTAAATTATCTAGACGCAAAGGGAAAGGTAATAAGAGACAAGTTAATGATGAACTTATTGCTACCATAGACGCTGATGATGGTTCAGATCGTGCATATCCTGGTCTAACTCCTGGTTTGGCTCCAGTTGATTTaagtgatgaagaagaCTCTagtgaagaagaagaggattttgatgatgattag